The Roseimicrobium gellanilyticum genome contains a region encoding:
- a CDS encoding tRNA dihydrouridine synthase, which produces MTPVQHLNALLARPEPLLALAPMQDVTDLPFWRLMTAYGGADVYYTEYFRVHADSKLEKGIVPSIAENPTGMPAVAQMIGNDIPSLVRTAKELQQYPIAAVDLNLGCPAPVVYKKCAGGGLLREPERIDAILGALRDAVQVKFTVKTRIGFDDNAVFDRLLPIFAKHSIDLLTVHGRTVLEMYRSDVHYDFIARAVQAMSCPVLANGNVSSAKKAEQILQETGARGLMIGRGAIRNPWMFQQIRQHQHGEPILLPRGRDVLAYIHALYDAVTSPEVPETLQVQKMKKYLNFLGLGVEPSGAFLHAMRRVKTKAELFALCAEHLDHGDEMSLEPFELDLQAKDVLAGVHQ; this is translated from the coding sequence ATGACTCCTGTCCAGCACCTCAATGCCCTCCTGGCCCGCCCGGAGCCGCTGCTGGCCCTTGCCCCCATGCAGGACGTGACGGACCTGCCTTTTTGGCGGCTCATGACGGCCTACGGCGGTGCGGACGTGTACTACACGGAGTACTTCCGCGTCCACGCCGACTCCAAGCTGGAGAAGGGCATCGTGCCCTCCATCGCGGAGAATCCCACCGGCATGCCTGCCGTGGCGCAAATGATTGGGAATGACATTCCCTCCCTCGTACGCACGGCAAAAGAGCTCCAGCAGTACCCCATCGCCGCCGTGGACCTGAATCTCGGCTGCCCGGCACCCGTGGTGTACAAGAAGTGCGCCGGCGGCGGCCTGCTGCGCGAGCCGGAACGCATTGATGCCATCCTCGGCGCCCTGCGCGATGCCGTGCAGGTGAAGTTCACCGTGAAGACCCGCATCGGCTTTGATGACAATGCCGTCTTCGACCGTCTCCTGCCCATCTTCGCGAAGCACTCCATCGACCTCCTCACCGTCCACGGTCGCACCGTGCTGGAGATGTATCGCAGTGACGTGCATTACGACTTCATCGCCCGCGCCGTGCAGGCGATGTCCTGCCCGGTGCTGGCGAATGGCAATGTCTCCTCCGCGAAGAAGGCGGAGCAGATCTTGCAAGAGACCGGCGCGCGTGGCCTCATGATTGGCCGTGGAGCGATTCGCAATCCGTGGATGTTCCAGCAGATCCGGCAGCATCAGCACGGCGAGCCCATCCTGCTGCCTCGTGGCCGCGACGTCCTCGCGTACATCCACGCCCTCTACGATGCCGTCACCTCACCTGAAGTGCCTGAAACCTTGCAGGTGCAGAAGATGAAGAAGTACCTCAACTTCCTCGGTCTCGGCGTGGAGCCTAGCGGCGCCTTCCTGCATGCGATGCGTCGCGTGAAGACCAAGGCCGAACTCTTCGCCCTGTGTGCTGAGCATCTGGATCACGGGGATGAGATGTCACTGGAACCTTTCGAGCTGGACTTGCAGGCGAAGGACGTGCTGGCGGGGGTGCACCAATAG
- the efp gene encoding elongation factor P, producing the protein MASVPVINLRKGHAVRHNNDICVVSDYELKTPPRMASYVQMSIRSITIGKVYNLRMTSNESMESVNLNRDSHEYSYKDGDGYHFMHPETFEDVLLGDDKVKDVKKYLIEGQKYLIVFADEVVAGIELPPSIVMEVTEAPEGVRGDSANNVYKTATMETGLDVQVPLFINRGDKISVKTEDGSYLGRAN; encoded by the coding sequence ATGGCTTCCGTCCCCGTCATCAATCTCCGCAAAGGTCACGCTGTTCGTCACAACAACGACATTTGCGTCGTCTCCGACTACGAACTCAAGACGCCTCCGCGCATGGCTTCGTACGTCCAGATGTCCATCCGCAGCATCACCATCGGCAAGGTGTACAACCTGCGCATGACCTCCAACGAGTCCATGGAGTCGGTGAACCTGAACCGTGACTCCCACGAGTACAGCTACAAGGACGGCGACGGCTACCACTTCATGCACCCCGAGACCTTCGAAGACGTACTCTTGGGCGACGACAAGGTGAAGGACGTGAAGAAGTACCTCATCGAAGGCCAGAAGTACCTCATCGTTTTTGCGGACGAAGTCGTGGCCGGCATTGAACTTCCCCCGTCCATCGTGATGGAAGTGACCGAGGCTCCCGAAGGCGTGCGTGGCGACTCCGCCAACAACGTCTACAAGACCGCCACCATGGAAACCGGTCTCGACGTGCAGGTCCCCCTCTTCATCAATCGCGGCGACAAGATCAGCGTGAAGACCGAAGACGGCAGCTACCTGGGCCGCGCGAACTAA
- a CDS encoding PmoA family protein, translating into MRTLPLALLCCSALAFPAFSQDTSTIPNTKPVPRLQVLPLPDHQASFQLDGKELTRFHFDPEAKRPFWYPIQTTMAPSLVRMGHPHDPHGHRHHYGVWMTHNSVDGVSFWSDEKDNGGKNEYGSIRVKNVLGYWDGEDSASMMTLNHWVSERDQRILLLEKRHTELKLLPDATSWLLIIDSEFTAPKGKTTTFDQNNFGLVGVRMAKQLGTADGGGRILNSEGQINEEQIHEKPARWCDYSGRLTNDEKGFAGITLFNHPQNPYNPTDFHVRKDGWMCACFSRNGALTVNDTTPLRGRWALWVHEGVAAKEKCEEMWQAFCKLPVADLAKKP; encoded by the coding sequence ATGCGCACGCTTCCTCTCGCCCTGCTCTGCTGCTCAGCCCTCGCATTCCCCGCATTTTCTCAAGACACTTCCACCATTCCCAACACCAAGCCGGTGCCACGCCTGCAGGTGCTGCCGCTGCCGGACCATCAGGCGAGCTTCCAGTTGGATGGAAAGGAACTGACACGCTTCCACTTCGACCCGGAGGCGAAGAGACCGTTCTGGTACCCCATTCAAACGACCATGGCGCCCTCCCTGGTGCGCATGGGGCATCCGCATGATCCGCATGGGCACCGCCACCACTACGGTGTGTGGATGACACACAACTCGGTGGATGGCGTGAGCTTCTGGTCAGATGAAAAGGACAATGGCGGGAAGAACGAATACGGCAGCATCCGTGTGAAGAACGTGCTGGGGTACTGGGACGGTGAGGACTCCGCCTCCATGATGACCCTGAATCACTGGGTCTCTGAGCGCGACCAGCGCATCCTTCTTCTCGAGAAGCGCCATACGGAACTGAAGCTGCTGCCGGATGCCACCTCATGGCTGCTCATCATCGACAGCGAATTCACCGCGCCGAAGGGCAAGACGACCACCTTTGACCAGAACAACTTCGGCCTGGTGGGTGTGCGCATGGCAAAACAGCTCGGCACGGCCGATGGCGGCGGGCGCATCCTGAACTCCGAGGGCCAGATTAATGAGGAGCAGATCCATGAGAAACCCGCACGCTGGTGCGACTACAGCGGTCGCCTGACGAACGACGAAAAAGGCTTCGCCGGCATCACTCTCTTCAACCACCCGCAGAATCCCTACAACCCCACTGACTTCCACGTGCGCAAGGACGGCTGGATGTGCGCCTGCTTCTCTCGCAATGGTGCTCTGACCGTGAATGACACCACCCCACTCCGAGGGCGTTGGGCTCTCTGGGTCCATGAGGGGGTGGCAGCCAAGGAGAAGTGCGAGGAGATGTGGCAGGCGTTTTGCAAGCTGCCGGTGGCCGATCTGGCGAAGAAGCCGTGA
- a CDS encoding patatin-like phospholipase family protein: MKHTTALTTAFFLMATIMQPVTAQEPVAKGGDSARPKVGLVLSGGAAFGISHIGVLKALEELRVPVDYIAGTSMGSIVGGLYASGMPPEEIERWFREADWHYLLSDSLPRESESLRTKDRGFALNQGVEFEIKNNTLKLPAAFVSGRNIMASLRKLTVPVRDVHDFNHLPIPFRAIATDIQTGNKVVMGEGDLVQCIRASMSIPAIFLPVERDGKLLADGGSASNLPISTAQDMGADVIIAVDATEALKKADQLDTADNMALQVVSILLNNQMDLEKKLLKPDDVLLRTIVPDISAMDFAKGVEGIAVGYAETMKSREKLSRLSLTPEAYERYLSRQRLAREEAVMVDFVKVRTPDGRVTNHPVRRPFNFLLNDEDARIHMQDIVADLGEFHQYDVGDYEVIEEGGSRGLLITAREPRAGRHQIHFGLDFGYSSTDEGDYNLLLAHRMTDLNRWGAEWVNYLSLGTTTQIRSEWYQPLDPERRFFVAVHGLASSSFIDARSEDDDPMRFRQKDYIGGVDVGMRLWQAGEFRVGYAGGSSEIHRRLGVPDDVPTQGDRGWLHADLSVDTLDSPNFATQGFYGQVSVAASRRELGDVADYTRLYGQVYKPLTFGKNTIVPRISGSVKLDGDDVPLYDQGSLGGFLNLSGLAPGVLFGESYAVAELVYYRKVMDLNPSTGRGIYAGFSAEYGEVWGPGRGFDLEEGTLAGSIFLGADTVFGGLYLGAGVAEGGDVGIYLQLGRLFDPNVLRK; the protein is encoded by the coding sequence ATGAAACACACCACCGCTCTCACCACGGCGTTCTTCTTGATGGCCACGATCATGCAGCCTGTGACCGCACAGGAGCCTGTCGCGAAAGGGGGCGATAGCGCACGCCCCAAAGTGGGCCTGGTGCTCAGCGGCGGCGCGGCCTTTGGCATCTCCCACATCGGCGTGCTCAAGGCCCTGGAGGAACTGCGAGTACCGGTCGACTACATCGCAGGCACGAGCATGGGCTCAATCGTAGGGGGACTGTACGCCAGCGGCATGCCACCCGAAGAGATTGAGCGTTGGTTTCGCGAAGCGGACTGGCACTACCTTCTCTCGGACAGCCTGCCACGCGAGAGCGAATCTCTACGCACCAAGGATCGTGGCTTTGCGCTCAACCAGGGCGTGGAGTTCGAAATCAAAAACAACACGCTGAAACTTCCGGCCGCCTTCGTTTCGGGACGGAACATCATGGCGAGCCTGCGCAAGCTCACCGTTCCGGTCCGCGATGTGCACGACTTCAATCACCTGCCCATTCCCTTCCGCGCGATCGCCACCGACATCCAGACAGGTAACAAGGTCGTGATGGGCGAAGGCGACCTGGTGCAATGCATCCGCGCAAGCATGTCCATTCCGGCCATCTTCCTCCCGGTGGAACGTGATGGCAAACTCCTGGCAGACGGCGGCTCCGCCAGCAACCTGCCCATCAGCACCGCGCAAGACATGGGCGCGGATGTAATCATCGCCGTGGATGCTACCGAGGCGCTCAAGAAAGCGGATCAACTGGATACCGCCGACAACATGGCCCTGCAGGTGGTGTCCATCCTGCTGAACAACCAGATGGACCTGGAGAAGAAACTCCTCAAGCCAGACGATGTGCTGCTGCGCACGATTGTGCCGGACATCTCGGCGATGGATTTCGCGAAAGGCGTGGAGGGCATTGCCGTCGGCTACGCGGAAACCATGAAATCCCGGGAGAAGCTTTCCCGCCTCTCCCTGACACCTGAAGCCTACGAGCGCTACCTCTCCCGGCAAAGACTCGCCCGTGAGGAGGCGGTGATGGTCGACTTCGTCAAAGTGCGCACTCCGGACGGTCGTGTGACCAATCACCCGGTAAGGCGCCCTTTCAACTTCCTCCTGAATGATGAGGACGCGAGGATTCACATGCAGGACATCGTCGCGGACCTCGGGGAGTTTCACCAATACGACGTCGGCGACTATGAGGTGATTGAGGAAGGTGGCAGCCGCGGGCTCTTAATCACAGCGCGTGAACCGAGAGCCGGCCGGCACCAGATTCATTTCGGGCTCGATTTTGGCTACAGCTCCACGGACGAAGGCGACTACAACCTGCTGCTCGCTCATCGCATGACGGACCTGAATCGCTGGGGAGCAGAATGGGTGAACTACCTGAGCCTGGGAACAACCACCCAAATCCGCAGCGAATGGTACCAGCCGTTGGATCCCGAGCGTCGATTCTTTGTGGCCGTACATGGACTTGCATCCAGCTCCTTCATTGATGCGCGAAGCGAGGATGATGACCCCATGCGCTTCCGCCAGAAGGACTACATCGGCGGCGTGGATGTGGGAATGCGCCTGTGGCAGGCGGGTGAGTTCCGTGTGGGCTATGCCGGCGGATCGAGTGAGATTCATCGACGACTCGGTGTACCTGATGATGTGCCCACCCAAGGCGACCGAGGATGGCTTCACGCAGATCTCTCGGTGGATACCCTGGACTCTCCCAATTTCGCTACGCAGGGGTTCTACGGTCAGGTATCCGTCGCGGCCTCACGTCGGGAGTTGGGGGATGTGGCGGATTACACCAGGCTGTACGGACAGGTCTACAAGCCACTAACCTTCGGGAAAAACACCATCGTGCCGCGTATCAGTGGCTCAGTGAAGCTCGATGGTGACGACGTGCCGCTCTACGATCAAGGATCGCTGGGTGGCTTCCTGAACCTCTCCGGACTGGCGCCGGGTGTGTTGTTTGGGGAGAGCTATGCGGTCGCAGAGTTGGTCTACTATCGCAAAGTCATGGATCTGAATCCCTCCACAGGCCGTGGCATCTATGCAGGATTCTCCGCAGAGTATGGTGAGGTGTGGGGACCAGGTCGCGGATTCGACCTGGAAGAGGGCACCCTTGCGGGCAGCATCTTCCTGGGAGCAGATACTGTCTTCGGTGGGCTCTATCTAGGCGCCGGTGTCGCGGAAGGTGGGGATGTAGGGATCTACCTGCAGCTGGGACGTCTCTTTGATCCGAATGTGCTCCGGAAGTGA
- a CDS encoding beta-galactosidase, whose amino-acid sequence MKHFLTLASAYLISAWALHAANLSLVHDGLEVDAGSLGKFIVEYPTFSDAQQKPVHKLVERKAAGKSVTIKYEDGAQVEMAVGQGGQVTMTMSSIPSDVKHFDFQMQIPIAYNQGGSWKMGDKTGDFPKTKPASPHLFQGHAPSLNITNYEGKTLTIATPEFSFLQLADNREWNWAIFHFKSVTPYDASRNTVTLTITDAGPAGGAKAKPLVDSFGQSAREEWADKVKSVEELKADVAAEKKYYDGLQPPARDAFGGLPGSKEKLGLKGTGFFHVEKKGDRWVLVNPAGNAFFHLGLCGVNPNDDYTLVKGRESAYEWLPSPQGEFASVFRPDSGGTIVSFHLVNQIRKYGQPYGIESYTARMIERMRKWGFTSVGAFSESGEQARKAASFPTVSHLPLNFWEGIPRIAGIHETFDPFDEKTRALVQKNLANVLPGKANDPLIIGWYIVNEPIYEQIPHIVPTLNGSHACKLRFVQWVEEKYKNIAAFNTAWGTNATSFGALTDVGLAMQTDAAKQDAIAFASVFLDEYMKLVCENTRKHDPNHMIIGSRLQPGTISHEWISRVMGKYVDVMSFNYYTYGLDTGFLKRIYEWTGGKPMFLSEFFWSSPKDSGLEGGRDVNSQQERGLAYRNYVEQGAALGFVLGIEWFTLVDQSVTGRWFSGFDGERSNSGVISVADRPWKGMLEEVMKTNYNIYKVYLGEKAPFVWDDARFKVK is encoded by the coding sequence GTGAAGCACTTTCTCACTCTTGCCTCGGCATATCTTATCTCGGCGTGGGCTCTTCATGCAGCCAACCTATCCCTCGTCCACGACGGCCTCGAAGTGGATGCTGGAAGCCTCGGCAAGTTCATCGTGGAGTATCCCACGTTCTCCGATGCGCAGCAGAAGCCGGTGCACAAGCTGGTGGAACGCAAGGCGGCTGGGAAATCGGTGACCATCAAGTATGAGGATGGCGCGCAGGTGGAGATGGCTGTTGGCCAGGGCGGGCAGGTGACGATGACGATGTCCAGCATCCCGTCGGATGTGAAGCACTTCGATTTCCAGATGCAGATCCCGATTGCCTACAACCAGGGCGGCTCGTGGAAGATGGGAGACAAGACTGGCGACTTTCCAAAGACAAAGCCCGCCTCCCCGCATCTTTTCCAAGGACATGCCCCTTCCCTGAACATCACGAACTACGAGGGCAAAACGCTCACCATCGCCACACCGGAGTTCTCGTTTCTGCAGCTCGCGGACAATCGCGAATGGAACTGGGCCATCTTCCATTTCAAGTCGGTGACGCCCTACGATGCCAGCAGGAACACGGTGACGCTTACGATCACGGATGCAGGTCCCGCCGGTGGCGCGAAGGCCAAGCCACTGGTGGATTCCTTTGGCCAGAGTGCCCGTGAGGAATGGGCCGACAAGGTGAAGAGCGTGGAAGAGTTGAAGGCGGATGTCGCTGCGGAGAAAAAATACTACGACGGTCTGCAACCTCCGGCGCGTGATGCCTTCGGGGGCCTGCCGGGCAGCAAGGAGAAGCTCGGATTGAAAGGGACCGGTTTCTTCCATGTGGAGAAGAAGGGAGACCGCTGGGTGCTCGTGAATCCAGCAGGCAACGCCTTCTTCCACCTCGGTCTCTGCGGTGTGAATCCCAATGACGACTACACCCTCGTGAAAGGACGCGAGAGCGCCTACGAATGGCTGCCTTCGCCCCAGGGTGAATTTGCCTCGGTGTTTCGTCCGGACAGTGGTGGCACGATTGTTTCGTTCCACTTGGTGAACCAGATCCGCAAGTATGGCCAGCCCTACGGCATCGAGAGCTACACCGCGCGGATGATCGAGCGCATGCGGAAGTGGGGCTTCACCTCGGTGGGAGCATTTTCCGAGAGTGGTGAACAGGCACGCAAGGCAGCAAGCTTCCCCACGGTCTCTCACCTCCCGCTGAATTTCTGGGAGGGCATTCCCCGCATCGCAGGCATCCACGAGACCTTTGATCCCTTTGATGAAAAGACCCGTGCATTGGTGCAGAAGAACCTGGCCAATGTGCTGCCTGGCAAAGCCAACGATCCGCTCATCATCGGCTGGTACATTGTGAACGAACCCATCTATGAGCAGATACCCCACATAGTGCCGACGCTCAACGGCAGCCATGCGTGCAAGCTCCGCTTCGTGCAGTGGGTGGAGGAGAAGTACAAGAACATTGCCGCCTTCAACACCGCATGGGGCACAAATGCGACCTCGTTTGGCGCACTGACCGACGTCGGGCTCGCGATGCAGACGGATGCTGCAAAACAAGATGCCATCGCCTTCGCCAGCGTCTTCCTGGATGAGTACATGAAGCTGGTGTGTGAGAACACCCGCAAGCATGACCCCAATCACATGATCATCGGCAGCCGCCTGCAGCCCGGCACCATTTCGCACGAATGGATCAGCCGCGTGATGGGCAAGTATGTGGATGTGATGTCCTTCAACTACTACACGTATGGCCTCGACACGGGTTTCCTGAAGCGCATCTACGAGTGGACCGGTGGCAAGCCGATGTTCCTCAGCGAATTTTTCTGGTCTTCACCAAAGGACAGCGGCCTGGAGGGCGGGCGCGATGTGAACAGCCAGCAGGAGCGCGGTCTTGCGTACCGGAACTACGTGGAACAAGGCGCAGCGCTGGGCTTCGTGTTGGGCATCGAGTGGTTCACCCTGGTGGATCAATCCGTGACCGGCCGCTGGTTCTCCGGCTTCGACGGTGAGCGCTCCAACAGCGGCGTCATCTCCGTGGCGGATCGCCCATGGAAGGGCATGCTCGAAGAGGTGATGAAAACGAACTACAACATCTACAAGGTGTACCTCGGCGAGAAGGCGCCCTTTGTGTGGGATGATGCGCGGTTCAAGGTGAAGTGA
- a CDS encoding serine hydrolase domain-containing protein, which produces MRPFSLRSFVATATAVAVLLSLHTPASADYKPGRIAAALQPFVGQNTLAGAVTLVANKDKVLSLEAVGWADIDKKKTMQTDGVFWIASMSKAMTAAGLMILVDEGKVKLDDPVEKYLPEFGGQMLAEKGDDGRFELKKPSQPITVRQILSHTSGLPFKSSIEQPVLDIYTLRQRTISYAVTPLQSEPGSAYQYSNAGINTAAMIIEIVSGMKYEEFMNERLLAPLGMKDTTFWPDEDQVARLAKSYRPNATKDGLEEFQITQLTYPLTNTKRQCMPGGGYFSTAMDVSKFCRMLLNKGTLSGKRILSADAVKQMTTVQSGEAKSKDQLADYGFGLKITTKEGGEDSLSVGSYGHGGAYATQMWVDPVRGLVVILMVQHGGFPFDAGKKINPTVLKAALE; this is translated from the coding sequence ATGAGACCCTTTTCCCTTCGCTCATTTGTTGCGACCGCCACAGCGGTTGCCGTTTTGCTCTCGCTGCACACACCCGCGAGCGCTGACTACAAACCCGGACGCATTGCTGCGGCCTTGCAACCCTTTGTGGGGCAGAACACCCTCGCTGGCGCCGTAACCCTCGTGGCAAACAAGGACAAGGTGCTGAGCCTCGAAGCCGTCGGGTGGGCGGACATCGACAAGAAGAAGACGATGCAGACGGACGGCGTCTTCTGGATTGCCTCCATGTCCAAGGCCATGACCGCCGCCGGCCTGATGATCCTGGTGGACGAGGGCAAGGTGAAGCTCGATGACCCGGTGGAAAAATACCTGCCCGAATTCGGAGGACAGATGCTGGCGGAGAAGGGTGACGATGGGCGCTTCGAGCTCAAGAAACCTTCGCAACCGATCACCGTTCGGCAAATTCTTTCCCACACCAGCGGCCTGCCCTTCAAGTCGTCGATCGAGCAGCCGGTGCTGGACATCTACACCTTGCGCCAGCGCACCATCAGCTATGCGGTGACGCCTTTGCAATCAGAGCCGGGTTCTGCCTACCAGTACAGCAATGCCGGAATCAACACGGCGGCCATGATCATCGAGATCGTGAGCGGGATGAAATACGAGGAATTCATGAACGAACGCCTGCTGGCGCCGCTGGGCATGAAGGACACCACCTTCTGGCCGGATGAAGATCAGGTAGCCCGTCTTGCCAAATCGTATCGACCGAATGCCACCAAGGATGGACTTGAAGAGTTCCAGATCACCCAGCTCACCTACCCGCTCACGAATACGAAGCGGCAGTGCATGCCGGGAGGCGGCTACTTTTCCACTGCGATGGACGTCTCCAAATTCTGCCGGATGCTGCTGAACAAGGGCACGCTCAGTGGCAAGAGGATCCTGAGTGCAGACGCGGTGAAGCAGATGACCACGGTGCAGTCTGGCGAGGCAAAGTCCAAAGACCAACTCGCGGACTACGGCTTCGGGTTGAAGATCACGACCAAAGAGGGCGGTGAGGATTCCCTGAGCGTGGGCAGCTACGGCCACGGAGGCGCCTATGCCACGCAGATGTGGGTGGACCCGGTGCGTGGACTGGTGGTCATCCTCATGGTACAGCACGGCGGATTTCCGTTCGATGCCGGAAAGAAAATCAATCCCACGGTGCTGAAAGCGGCGTTGGAGTGA
- the queG gene encoding tRNA epoxyqueuosine(34) reductase QueG — MNSLLKAELQALAAQLGFSDCRIAPALPAAHRHLYAQWVAEGKYGDMAWMARNLDRRSDPRVVLPGAQSVVMFAMNYFQGAEEPGELEGRIARYAWNDDYHDMIEKKLREVDAFLISRGGSQRFYVDTGPVLERDFASESGLGWNGKSTMQIHRKLGTWFFLADILTTLELPPDTPAHDLCGKCTRCIDACPTNAITGPRRMDARRCISYLTIESKGSIPLEFRKAIGDHLYGCDDCLNACPWNRFAQVSREATFAARESVFSMKLREMLALTDEQFRALFSKSPIKRIKRPAFLRNVCVVLGNIGTEEDLPALRIAEADEHPIISEHAQWAIAEIEARVGDGFSRSAV, encoded by the coding sequence ATGAATTCCCTCCTCAAGGCCGAACTGCAAGCACTGGCCGCACAACTCGGCTTCAGTGATTGCCGCATCGCGCCTGCACTGCCTGCGGCGCATCGCCATCTCTACGCGCAATGGGTGGCTGAGGGCAAGTATGGTGACATGGCCTGGATGGCGCGGAATCTGGACCGCCGCAGCGATCCGCGTGTGGTGCTGCCGGGGGCACAGTCGGTGGTAATGTTTGCCATGAATTACTTCCAGGGTGCTGAGGAGCCCGGGGAGTTGGAAGGTCGCATCGCCCGATACGCGTGGAATGACGACTACCACGACATGATTGAGAAGAAGCTGCGCGAGGTGGATGCCTTCCTCATCTCGCGTGGTGGTTCGCAACGCTTCTACGTGGATACGGGCCCGGTCCTGGAGCGCGACTTCGCCAGCGAAAGCGGCCTGGGATGGAATGGAAAAAGTACCATGCAGATCCACCGCAAGCTGGGCACGTGGTTTTTCCTTGCGGACATCCTTACCACTCTTGAGCTGCCTCCGGACACGCCTGCGCATGACCTCTGCGGCAAATGCACACGTTGCATCGATGCCTGTCCCACGAATGCCATCACGGGACCCCGCCGCATGGATGCACGGCGCTGCATTTCTTACCTCACCATCGAGAGCAAGGGCAGCATCCCACTGGAGTTCCGCAAGGCCATTGGTGATCATCTCTATGGTTGCGACGACTGCCTGAATGCCTGCCCATGGAATCGCTTCGCCCAGGTGTCGCGAGAGGCCACCTTTGCGGCGCGCGAGTCGGTCTTCTCGATGAAGTTGCGCGAGATGCTGGCGCTCACGGATGAGCAGTTCCGCGCGCTCTTCAGCAAGTCTCCCATCAAGCGCATCAAGCGACCCGCCTTCCTGCGGAATGTGTGCGTGGTGCTGGGCAATATCGGCACGGAAGAGGATCTCCCTGCCCTGCGGATCGCTGAGGCAGATGAGCACCCGATCATTTCCGAGCACGCCCAGTGGGCCATCGCGGAAATCGAGGCGCGAGTCGGCGATGGATTTTCTCGGTCTGCGGTGTAG
- a CDS encoding shikimate kinase — MRYLVIGCGYIGERVADLLHEAGHDVAGVTHSPESAQRLAAAKPYPVHAFDVSQAAEVQALSEKFGGSPAWVIHCASSSRGGAETYRQVHLAGCNNLRASFPAAKILFTSSTSVYPQTDGSVVTEESDATPDRETSQILRATEELVLAGGGSVARLAGIYGPSRSFVLKSYLEGTATIEGNDGNGRYLNQIHREDAARALVHLTTTAPLGIYNVTDDTPVTQRECYTALSWRFEKLMPPVTEPNTQRKRAWTHKRVSNAKLRSTGFTLSYPSYEEAIAQDPDLVRSIMVQLGGNGAAPSAADASRGCNVILVGLMGSGKSTVGRMVAQSLGFGFADTDHLITDVAGQTIPEIFAAEGEEGFRVRETAALRSLIGRDGLVIATGGGIVTRPENLPLLKQLGFVVWLSADPNVLHRRTAHSHDRPLLKNPDPAGTLRKLHDGRSPLYEQASDMKINTDDFSPQDVAYGVAETARVHFSKASPAPRTHPHS, encoded by the coding sequence ATGAGATACCTCGTCATTGGCTGTGGCTACATCGGTGAGCGGGTCGCGGACCTGCTGCACGAGGCAGGGCATGACGTGGCGGGAGTGACGCACTCGCCGGAGTCGGCACAGCGCCTCGCGGCCGCCAAGCCCTACCCAGTACATGCTTTCGACGTGAGTCAGGCGGCGGAGGTGCAGGCCCTGTCAGAAAAATTCGGAGGCAGCCCTGCGTGGGTCATTCACTGCGCGTCCTCCAGCCGCGGTGGCGCGGAAACCTACCGGCAGGTGCATCTGGCGGGCTGCAACAACCTTCGGGCTTCGTTTCCGGCGGCGAAGATTCTCTTCACCAGCAGCACCAGTGTATATCCACAGACAGACGGGTCGGTGGTCACGGAGGAGAGTGATGCCACTCCCGACAGGGAGACCAGCCAGATCCTGCGTGCGACCGAAGAGCTTGTGCTCGCCGGTGGCGGCAGTGTGGCCCGGCTCGCGGGCATCTACGGCCCCTCGCGGTCCTTTGTGCTGAAGAGCTATCTGGAAGGCACGGCCACCATTGAGGGAAATGACGGCAACGGCCGCTACCTCAATCAGATTCATCGGGAGGATGCCGCACGCGCGCTGGTGCATCTCACCACCACTGCACCGCTGGGCATCTACAATGTGACGGATGACACGCCGGTGACGCAGCGAGAGTGCTACACCGCGCTCTCGTGGCGTTTTGAGAAGCTGATGCCCCCAGTCACGGAACCCAATACCCAGCGCAAGCGTGCGTGGACGCACAAGCGGGTATCGAATGCAAAGCTCCGCAGCACCGGATTCACCCTGAGCTATCCCTCCTACGAAGAAGCCATCGCGCAGGACCCGGACCTCGTGCGGTCGATCATGGTTCAATTAGGTGGCAATGGAGCGGCGCCTTCCGCTGCCGATGCCTCGCGTGGGTGTAATGTGATTCTCGTGGGTCTCATGGGCTCCGGAAAGTCGACGGTGGGCCGCATGGTGGCGCAGAGCCTGGGCTTTGGCTTTGCGGACACGGATCATCTCATCACGGATGTGGCAGGGCAGACCATCCCGGAGATCTTCGCGGCAGAAGGTGAAGAAGGATTTCGCGTACGTGAGACGGCAGCTCTGCGCTCGTTGATTGGGCGGGACGGCCTGGTGATTGCCACGGGCGGCGGGATCGTCACACGCCCGGAGAATCTCCCCCTGCTGAAGCAGCTTGGTTTTGTGGTGTGGCTCAGTGCCGACCCCAATGTATTGCATCGCCGCACGGCCCACAGCCACGATCGACCGCTGCTGAAGAATCCCGATCCCGCAGGAACGTTGCGCAAACTGCACGACGGCCGGAGCCCGCTCTATGAGCAGGCCAGCGACATGAAAATAAATACCGATGACTTCTCCCCGCAGGATGTAGCTTATGGCGTGGCGGAGACGGCGAGGGTACACTTCAGCAAGGCATCCCCCGCCCCTCGCACGCATCCTCACTCATGA